Proteins encoded by one window of Hippoglossus hippoglossus isolate fHipHip1 chromosome 15, fHipHip1.pri, whole genome shotgun sequence:
- the ppp1r3cb gene encoding protein phosphatase 1 regulatory subunit 3C-B: MSAASVLTSFSPSAMPGPVMPMDVAMRFYISHSPPPLRGFLSSYEELQRANNRVNQATGHYHHQRLYKPLRPCLSSQHKDDGGCVTWNNRAGKKRVVFADTKGMSLTAIHVFSKFDDEPYKMKRCGGIMEELQFDMTDLESATKDLKISSAGSLALDFNQPSADYLDFRNRLIKNSVCLENCSLQKRSLTGTIKVRNIGFEKSVQVRTTFDSWTSFTDVECTFMNNVYGCQDTDTYAFVLELPSHLPPQNRVEFCICFKVQSQIFWDNNDGKNYVLKHVGLNGEDLNNRTSQTSVEQKKPPEQTNGGVKVFELDFDQFGSPRMSSGLFPGWQSWGQIDNTVPYW; the protein is encoded by the exons ATGAGTGCTGCAAG TGTGCTCACGTCTTTCAGTCCCTCGGCGATGCCCGGCCCAGTCATGCCGATGGATGTGGCCATGAGATTCTACATCAGCCACTCTCCGCCGCCGCTCCGGGGTTTCCTCAGCTCCtacgaggagctgcagcgagctAACAACCGGGTCAACCAGGCCACCGGCCACTACCACCACCAGCGGCTCTACAAACCCCTGCGGCCCTGCCTCAGCAGCCAGCACAAAGACGATGGTGGCTGCGTGACCTGGAACAACAGGGCCGGCAAGAAGAGGGTGGTGTTCGCCGACACCAAGGGGATGTCACTCACAGCCATCCACGTCTTCTCCAAGTTCGACGATGAGCCGTATAAAATGAAGCGTTGTGGAGGCATcatggaggagctgcagtttGACATGACAGACCTGGAATCAGCCACCAAGGATCTAAAGATCAGCTCGGCGGGCAGCCTGGCGCTGGACTTTAATCAGCCCTCCGCCGACTACCTGGATTTCCGGAACCGCCTGATTAAGAATTCGGTCTGCTTGGAGAACTGCTCCCTGCAGAAGCGCTCACTGACCGGCACCATCAAGGTCCGGAACATCGGCTTCGAGAAGTCTGTGCAGGTGCGCACCACCTTCGACTCGTGGACCAGCTTCACAGACGTGGAGTGCACCTTCATGAACAACGTGTACGGCTGCCAGGACACTGACACCTATGCGTTCGTCCTGGAGCTTCCGTCCCACCTCCCACCACAGAACCGTGTCGAGTTCTGCATCTGCTTCAAGGTCCAGAGTCAGATCTTCTGGGACAATAACGACGGCAAGAACTACGTTCTCAAACATGTCGGCTTGAACGGCGAGGACCTGAACAATCGGACATCCCAGACTTCTGTTGAGCAGAAGAAGCCTCCGGAGCAGACCAACGGTGGCGTGAAGGTTTTTGAGCTGGACTTCGATCAGTTCGGAAGCCCACGCATGTCCAGCGGCCTGTTTCCCGGCTGGCAGAGCTGGGGTCAGATCGATAACACGGTGCCTTACTGGTGA